The sequence agagctacgaaaatttgtagacatatgtaacagcccacaatgtacaaaaaaagtctctcggtgctctgtgctaaacccaacaggaagtcccccaggggccgggcatcacattttgagctaaaaaaaactcctctttaacaaagcatacccggttgtacgttttacctagagttaccaaaatttgaagaaatatgtaacaggcctcgaggtacaaaaaactctttttgaaccatatgctaaacctaacaggaagtccgccattttgatttactttggaacgtgtggccattttttgggccatttcataggggtcttattttaacgaactcctacagagtttttccgatcatcttcaaacttggtgtgattcatcttaagatgttgacgatgaaaattaattgaaagctttttatttcctcgcacgctgttgtcgtggcatgcacttgtttgcaaaggaaaaaaaatccttcttaatgaagcattcccagttgtacgaagcagctagagctacggaaatttggagacatatgtaacagcccacgatgtacaaaaaaaaaaagtctcttggtgccatgtactaaacccaacaggaagtcccccattttgtgctaaaaaaaaacccctcctctttaacgaagcattcacggctgtatgtttcacctagagctatgataatttggaggcatacataagagcccacgatgtacaaaaaaagtctcttggaaccatatgctaaaccaaacgtctgacattttgatttactttggtatttgtagccactttttggggccttttataggggtcatattttctgcaaaacttatcacatcgtcttcattctttggcatgtttcatcttaagatatttaagatgaaaagttatagaatttttttattttgtcacacgcctttgctgtagcgatacattgtttgcaaagaattttttttttgagagtctaaacatgggcaaaaactcacataattttgcacacagatcagatctctcacgaacatgaatattttataatttgttgtgcaatttgtaataaatggctcaatagcgccgtctagatatttttatgaagcatatccgattatatggttcagctagatgtgtgaatattgggaggcatacctatcagcctaatacttccaaaaattattctatagccatgtgccaatccattttgattttattttaattgtgcatcatttttggccttccatgaaactttgcaagcacaaagcatgtcaaaaacatttacaatttagaacgTAAGATGCTTGTGacgcgagtcaatatgtgtgcgtgcattaacaacataacaataataataataatataacaattaaggatgtaacgataagggcaatatcgtgatatcctgatattaaaacttccacaatatcgtcgtcgtcatgttcacaatatttaaaaggaacacatctgttaaaaaaaaagtcaggctgatttccatttgtgcagttctagcaccctctagtggctagtttattagtgcaatttaattttcattagtgatgttttggccttctatgtttaaaatctatgctaattgtcagatgaaggggaacctaatttggtcGTGAAGCGATCCATGTGTGCTTggattaccaagtaagtgcctcaatattgttattagagattgtaggtggtttatatgtattgctgttatgtaacaaagcacaatattgtgctttttttttttttagtatgagctctttttttttttttacaatattgcgatcttttttaaatattaccccccacaatattgtgataattatcgtatcgtgaccttcatatcgtgataatatcgtatcgtgatgtttggatattgttacatccctactgagaATACTGTACCTTAATAAGGTGTATGAGAGTCTTCTGGAGCTGAGCTTTGTTGCAGGAAGGTTGTGTGGCCTCCAAAGACCCCGCAGAGGTTGTTTGGAGTTCGGAAGGGGCTGGATGGACTACCGCGGCAGTCGTCTTAGTGAGGGACTGCTGGAAGGCGCTTGGGGACAGAAGCACAGAGGATTCCGACCCAGGAATGGCAAGACCAGGACTCATAGGGACTGCCTGCAACCAGGAGAGACACAAAAAAGTGTATTCTGAAcaacacaaaatgacatttgTAAAGACAGACTGACAACTCACTGAGAGAGGTTTTATCAGCTTTGGGGCTTTCGAGAGAAGATCCATCTCTTGTGTGAGCTGGAGGACTGGTTCCCTCATCCGTTCTTGGAAGTTGCGGGGTGGTACCAGGGTGCTCGGCAGGAAATTGGGCGCCAGGATGGGTTTGTGGAGTTCCGCATTCAGCGACTGGACTGGTGGCTTGAGCGAGCTGAGTAGCTCCTGTTCCAAATAAGCACGGGGAGCCGCTGATGGCCCGGCAGACCCGGCATGAACAGTTTGAGTTTGGGAACCTGCCGGTGCCACCATGAGAGGTAAGACTGGGCCAAGAGACCGAGGCTCCGCCCCCGGGCCCACCGACTGGAAAACAGGGCTTGGTTGTAATGCATAAGGTGCTGACAGCAGGCTGTGTCCTTGGTGAACCTGATTTGACCCAGGATCCTGGGGAGCGAGGTGGGGTGGGCAGAGAGGGTTTTGGTAGGTCTGGTTCTGGGGGTAGCTTACTGACGGCTCGTTGGAAACAGTGGCGGGATTTTGGGTCGGCATGGCAGGCAGTGACGGGTCCTTAGGGATGGATGAGCCGAAAAGCTCCTCGACTGTGATCTGCTTCACTATCGTATGAGTCTTCTGATGGGCAAAGaaggcaaaatgtaaacaataagGATTTTGACACTGAAACTTGTCATCACCTCTCCAGTTCATTAAGTTCTGTATATTATAttgtatagttaaaaaaaaacaaaaaaaatcaccttctACAGGTCCATTATTTCAGGAGGATATTAGCATCAAACcatgtttatttaaatatatacatgtgtgtgtgATACGAAgcagattgtattttttttatgtttgatcttatgtacagcactttcttACAACTGTGTGTTGTTTctgttttatgttcaataaaagccgagtaaatatataataatcacAACATATTGGTGAAGAATTaacttggcatttttttttaaatgttatcaaAAGTGTATAATGGTTGAATAACGGCTAAATGTAAATCACATCTTAAATAGTTTAATCGAATTTTTCAAAAAAGTACTGGTCAGAAGGTGCAAAATTGAATCCTGTTCTGGTCCAGaattaggttttgttttttttacagaaattcaaacttggaaaagtctcattgaacattttcagacaaCTAGAGCTAATTTCTGTAAAATCTCATCAAATCACATCATAATTCTAGATATTATGTATGCTCTTTCATTCCATTGGCAGAGCTCTGTGTTCCTATTTTTCATATATACAATATTTACTGGTATGTACCATTCATTGCATACCTTATCAGGCAGCTGAGAACTGTGGACATGATCTAAAGCTCCTGCTGCGTTCAGCTCTGTACAAACATCAACATCCCCAGACTGAGCCTGCATTAGAGTCACAAACATaagttcaattacaattttcttttaaaaaacaaacaaacaaaaaaaacaagttcaatAGATAAAGAATCAGTGCACCGACTAAATTATGGAGAATTTGGAAAGCTGATTCTTGTAATGTTTGTCTCTGCAGAGATAATGTCTCATTGTCATACTTGAAAAGCCAAGCATTAATATTACTGAGCCTACTAACCCTCTGGTATTCCTCCTTGGCTTTGCTAAGCAACTCCAAGATGTCCCTGGGCCGTGCTTCAGCCACACCATTGGCCCGCCTGGGCTCCGCCTTCTCTGGTGATTGTCTTTGGGCATGTTCagcttcttgttttacaattctGAGGAGATTATGTGACACAGTAAGAAAGTGTGGACATTGATACGCAACCCTAATTACACTTATTGCATATTAGTGGCGTCGGACTACAAAACCTCATAAGTCATAATTGGgtaaaattaatatttattcctgcgattggctggcaaccggtccggggtgtatcccgcctactgcccaaagccagctgagataggctccagcacccccagcgacccttgtgaggaggaataagaggtcaagaaaatggatggatggataatatttattcaaaaatctatacttttggtCAGCCGACACATGCTGTAGGTgtcttttacaaattattgaccaaccTAAAGTGCTGAAAATGACGAGCTCCCTTTGATGATGTAATGTTAATGTTTGAACAAACATGGCGTTTTTGGGGTCCCCTgtaaagtgatgattttggaggtacaaggttttggcctgACACCAATGATTTTCAAGAATGCCAAAGCACTAGGAGTTGACCATATTACCCACCACGACGAGTCACATCAGTTGTCTATTGAGGGGGAGGCCTTAAATTGTACAAATGCGTTTTATGATGATATTGAACAACAGTGAACCCCTGCCTGCATAATTGTAGTTGGCATTTGCAAATTTTGCTATTCACATATATATGTTTTGGAACCTATCTAtatctttttttgtattaactaCTGCAATTTATATTCCTTAGCGACTTAGAGGATAGGCCAAAAAACACATTACTAGTGATAGTAATACCTACAAGGTGAGTCCCCATATGACAGAACACTATAGACTTTATTCACACTTACTTCACCATGAGCTGAGAAATGCGCTGGCAATCCCTCTTGTCATAGAACCAAATACTGTAGATGCCCActgcaagaaaaataaaatatcacatATGGCTGCTTTTAACTTTTTATGCTTACACAACAGTTATTGCACTAAAACTTGATCTGCAAGTATATTTCACTCaaggtgtgtgcgcatgtgcatCTGCTACAGGACATACATGCTGATGTATGCTCGTCCCTCAAGAACCTAATGTTACCGAGCAACCAAGGTGTTCTGACAGCATCTCCTGTATCCAAAGGGATTATAGAGCCATGTAAACAggagtatgtgtgtatgtgcatgcaTTTACACTCTCACTAAACAGCTTCCTCTAGCATTGTGTACAAGTCAACCTCGGACAGGGTGTCCAAAAACTATTATGAATGGGATGCTAACTGCAACTAAACTTGGAATATTTGATTTTCAATCAAGTTTTTAAACTTGAGACCTCAGAGACTTGTTTCCTAAGGCTTCTTAGAGAATCTCAAGATACTGTCCATTTCTGGTCTTTTTCTGATTCTGgagaaaaaccaaacaaaca is a genomic window of Festucalex cinctus isolate MCC-2025b chromosome 2, RoL_Fcin_1.0, whole genome shotgun sequence containing:
- the dcp1a gene encoding mRNA-decapping enzyme 1A, producing MDTANAGHMMSLAALQRQDPYINTLLDVTGQVALYNFNSKANEWEKNEIEGTLFVYTRSASPYHGFTIMNRLSTENLVEPINKDLEFQLQEPFLLYKNGNMGIYSIWFYDKRDCQRISQLMVKIVKQEAEHAQRQSPEKAEPRRANGVAEARPRDILELLSKAKEEYQRAQSGDVDVCTELNAAGALDHVHSSQLPDKKTHTIVKQITVEELFGSSIPKDPSLPAMPTQNPATVSNEPSVSYPQNQTYQNPLCPPHLAPQDPGSNQVHQGHSLLSAPYALQPSPVFQSVGPGAEPRSLGPVLPLMVAPAGSQTQTVHAGSAGPSAAPRAYLEQELLSSLKPPVQSLNAELHKPILAPNFLPSTLVPPRNFQERMREPVLQLTQEMDLLSKAPKLIKPLSAVPMSPGLAIPGSESSVLLSPSAFQQSLTKTTAAVVHPAPSELQTTSAGSLEATQPSCNKAQLQKTLIHLIKNDPAFLGAIHDAYLRSLSKDFTNLKL